A genomic window from Chloroflexia bacterium SDU3-3 includes:
- a CDS encoding sugar phosphate isomerase/epimerase, translating into MSEQPINDIYLSFFMFTTDLQPTNRDYTQQIIEHMQALRSFGYAGFDLPIAPPSGAFDPEADLAAYMALRDALDSAGLHDVGVTTNVGATHTYDPSSPYREQRELGLAYLKSRVDITKALRGTIMAGPIVLPYGVFPTSDFGQPIWSDALQDWMAPRYRNAQPIIQELGEYAAAQGVELAIEPVDHWETPGPNMVREVREFLQGVASPHVGVCVDSAHVVLGSDGPDEFVEDIASLLGQGRVGYVHISSPDRGAVRNSWIPWQPFLAPILPDYRGPLLVEVFNAIPAFLSSLRITRRIYQIPGQGPIDPSRPDAYTIAHEAIEATRHQVAIALGQFSEG; encoded by the coding sequence ATGAGCGAACAGCCGATCAACGACATCTACCTCAGCTTCTTTATGTTCACCACCGATCTGCAGCCCACCAACCGCGACTACACCCAGCAGATCATCGAGCACATGCAGGCGCTGCGCTCGTTCGGCTACGCCGGGTTCGATCTGCCGATCGCCCCGCCCTCCGGCGCGTTCGACCCCGAGGCCGATCTGGCTGCCTACATGGCCCTGCGCGACGCGCTCGATAGCGCGGGCCTGCACGACGTGGGCGTGACCACCAACGTGGGCGCGACCCATACCTACGACCCCTCGTCGCCCTACCGCGAGCAGCGCGAGCTGGGCCTGGCCTACCTGAAATCGCGCGTAGACATCACCAAGGCCCTGCGTGGCACCATCATGGCCGGGCCGATCGTGCTGCCCTACGGGGTGTTCCCCACCAGCGACTTTGGCCAGCCGATCTGGAGCGACGCCCTGCAGGACTGGATGGCCCCGCGCTACCGCAACGCCCAGCCGATCATCCAGGAGCTGGGCGAGTACGCTGCCGCCCAGGGCGTCGAGCTGGCCATCGAGCCGGTCGACCACTGGGAGACCCCCGGCCCCAACATGGTGCGCGAGGTCCGCGAGTTCCTCCAAGGCGTGGCAAGCCCCCATGTCGGCGTGTGCGTCGACAGCGCCCACGTGGTGCTGGGCAGCGACGGCCCCGACGAGTTCGTGGAGGACATCGCCAGCCTGCTCGGACAGGGCCGCGTGGGCTATGTGCACATCTCATCGCCCGATCGCGGCGCGGTGCGCAACAGCTGGATCCCCTGGCAGCCCTTCCTAGCCCCCATCCTGCCCGACTACCGTGGCCCGCTGCTCGTCGAGGTCTTTAACGCTATCCCGGCCTTCCTCAGCAGCCTGCGCATCACCCGCCGCATCTACCAGATCCCGGGCCAAGGCCCGATCGACCCCAGCCGCCCCGATGCCTACACGATCGCGCACGAGGCCATCGAGGCCACGCGCCACCAGGTCGCCATCGCGCTCGGCCAATTCAGCGAAGGATAA